Proteins encoded within one genomic window of Legionella sp. PC997:
- the hemW gene encoding radical SAM family heme chaperone HemW has product MIPLSLYIHIPWCIRKCPYCDFNSHKSPESLPEQNYVQALIADLKTDLEHFEAGEICSIFIGGGTPSLFSAQAYDTLFTELRRLLSFAEDIEITLEANPGTVEQQRFTEYRHIGINRLSLGIQSFNPEHLNTLGRIHDAQQAHRAIESARNAGFNNLNLDIMHGLPKQSVAQGIEDLKTAIAHQPEHLSWYQLTIEPNTVFYKEKPPLPSEDDAWHLEEEGFALLKESGFERYEISAFAQSTRQARHNLNYWLFGDYLGIGAGAHGKITTSEGILRTRKHRQPKEYLDSNKPFLASRDIVTPQDLLFEFMLNTTRLEQPIPLELFTQTTGRPLSALLPKLKIAEQKKLITLTDAHWQVTAFGRRYTNDLQALFL; this is encoded by the coding sequence ATGATCCCTTTATCGTTGTATATTCATATTCCATGGTGCATTCGCAAGTGCCCTTATTGCGATTTTAATTCCCATAAAAGTCCTGAGAGTTTACCGGAACAAAATTATGTCCAGGCACTTATTGCTGACTTAAAAACTGATCTGGAACATTTTGAAGCAGGTGAAATTTGCTCTATTTTTATTGGCGGTGGCACTCCTAGCCTTTTTTCCGCACAAGCATACGATACCTTATTTACCGAATTAAGACGGCTTTTATCCTTTGCTGAAGATATTGAAATTACTCTGGAAGCCAATCCTGGCACTGTAGAGCAACAACGCTTTACTGAGTACCGACACATTGGGATTAATCGACTATCCTTAGGGATTCAAAGCTTCAATCCGGAACATTTAAATACTTTGGGCCGTATTCATGATGCCCAACAGGCGCATCGGGCCATCGAATCCGCACGAAATGCCGGATTTAACAATCTAAATCTGGATATTATGCATGGTTTACCCAAGCAAAGCGTAGCCCAAGGAATCGAAGATTTAAAGACGGCGATTGCCCATCAACCCGAACATTTGTCTTGGTACCAGTTAACCATAGAACCAAATACGGTATTTTACAAAGAAAAACCTCCCTTACCTTCCGAAGATGATGCTTGGCACTTAGAAGAAGAAGGATTCGCCTTACTTAAGGAATCTGGTTTTGAACGCTATGAAATTTCTGCATTTGCGCAATCTACTCGACAAGCTCGGCATAACTTGAATTACTGGTTATTTGGGGATTACTTAGGTATAGGGGCCGGAGCTCATGGCAAAATAACAACCTCAGAAGGTATCCTAAGAACACGTAAGCATCGTCAACCTAAAGAATATCTCGACTCAAATAAACCTTTTTTGGCCAGTAGGGATATAGTGACACCCCAAGATCTGCTATTTGAGTTTATGCTCAACACCACCCGCCTAGAACAACCGATTCCATTAGAACTGTTCACCCAGACTACAGGAAGACCACTGAGCGCTTTACTCCCTAAGCTCAAAATAGCCGAACAAAAAAAACTCATCACGCTAACCGATGCTCATTGGCAAGTCACGGCTTTTGGCAGACGTTATACCAATGACTTACAAGCATTATTTTTATAA
- a CDS encoding malate dehydrogenase, with protein sequence MANKRVRVAVTGAAGQIGYALLFRIASGQMFGANTEVELNLLELEAALPSLEGVAMELDDCAFPLLKRVVCTSELNKAMDGVNWALLVGSVPRKQGMERSDLLQINGGIFTKQGQAINDYASDDVRVFVVGNPCNTNCLIAMNNAKDIPNDRFYAMTSLDELRARSQLAKKAGVDITAITEMTIWGNHSSTQYPDFYNAKINGVSAAKVIDESWLKDTFVSTVQQRGAAVIKARGSSSAASAANAVITGVNRLVTDTPAGESFSMCRSSQGEYGVDEGLIFSFPCRRENGELKVVEGLSFNDYGRDMFHKTLDELKQEHDTVKDLGLLG encoded by the coding sequence ATGGCAAATAAACGAGTTAGAGTGGCTGTTACTGGAGCAGCTGGACAAATTGGTTATGCATTATTGTTTCGAATCGCTTCTGGACAAATGTTTGGTGCAAACACTGAAGTAGAATTAAATTTACTTGAGCTAGAAGCAGCACTGCCTTCTCTAGAAGGGGTTGCAATGGAACTGGATGATTGTGCCTTTCCTTTATTGAAGCGTGTGGTTTGTACTTCCGAATTGAATAAGGCAATGGATGGAGTGAATTGGGCTTTGTTGGTTGGCTCTGTACCTCGCAAGCAAGGTATGGAACGTTCTGACTTATTGCAAATTAACGGAGGCATATTCACCAAGCAAGGGCAAGCAATTAATGATTACGCAAGTGATGATGTACGTGTCTTTGTGGTGGGTAATCCATGCAATACCAACTGCTTGATCGCAATGAATAATGCGAAAGACATCCCAAATGATCGTTTTTATGCTATGACCAGTTTGGATGAATTAAGAGCACGCAGTCAATTGGCTAAGAAAGCTGGGGTTGATATTACCGCAATCACTGAAATGACCATTTGGGGTAACCATTCTTCTACCCAATATCCTGATTTTTATAATGCGAAAATTAATGGCGTTTCTGCAGCTAAAGTGATTGATGAGTCTTGGTTAAAAGACACATTTGTTTCTACTGTACAACAACGGGGTGCTGCAGTAATTAAAGCGCGCGGTTCTTCTTCTGCTGCCTCAGCTGCCAATGCCGTGATTACTGGTGTTAATCGTTTAGTGACTGATACTCCTGCTGGTGAATCATTCTCTATGTGCCGTAGCTCTCAAGGCGAATATGGGGTTGATGAAGGTTTAATATTCTCATTCCCATGCCGACGTGAAAACGGAGAATTGAAGGTTGTAGAAGGCTTAAGCTTCAATGACTATGGTCGTGATATGTTCCACAAAACCTTAGATGAGTTAAAGCAAGAGCATGATACAGTAAAAGATTTAGGTTTGCTGGGTTAA
- a CDS encoding DMT family transporter codes for MQSLKINCIMIIAIVLWASAYVGIRIGLTGYSPGALALLRFMVASLCMMVIYYGLGIKKRVLWKDRLQLLLAGMAGIGIYNICLNYGELSVSAGIASFVMGLMPAMTILLSLVFLREKLARGVWFGIIISLLGLALLTIGENTEPGIQQGITAILVSALMGAILTIIQKRFVSVYHPVAIIAWVMWGGTLLLSIFLPDMLQQIRIAEVQTTAAVVYMGIFPATLAYLAWGYVLKYLSASNASISLYALPIVSTLMGFLLLNEQPSLLSLVGCSVTLLGAFIANRFQMRLTFTQERQLPN; via the coding sequence ATGCAGTCTTTAAAAATAAACTGTATCATGATTATTGCCATTGTTTTATGGGCTTCAGCATACGTTGGAATACGCATTGGATTGACTGGTTATTCCCCAGGCGCACTTGCTCTTTTACGCTTTATGGTCGCTTCACTCTGTATGATGGTTATCTACTACGGTCTAGGAATCAAAAAACGAGTACTATGGAAAGATCGTCTTCAATTACTGCTTGCCGGCATGGCGGGCATTGGAATTTATAATATTTGTTTGAATTATGGAGAGTTGAGTGTCTCTGCGGGCATAGCCAGTTTTGTCATGGGTTTAATGCCGGCAATGACCATTCTTTTATCCCTGGTTTTTTTACGCGAGAAACTGGCGCGTGGGGTTTGGTTCGGGATTATAATTAGTCTATTGGGTTTGGCTTTATTAACGATTGGTGAGAACACAGAACCTGGAATACAACAAGGTATCACGGCGATTTTGGTTTCTGCTTTAATGGGCGCAATTTTAACGATTATTCAGAAGCGATTCGTGAGTGTTTATCATCCGGTTGCGATTATTGCCTGGGTAATGTGGGGAGGAACCTTATTGTTATCTATATTTCTTCCCGATATGCTGCAGCAAATTAGGATAGCTGAGGTGCAAACTACAGCCGCGGTTGTGTATATGGGTATTTTCCCAGCCACTCTGGCTTATTTAGCATGGGGTTATGTATTAAAATACTTATCGGCCTCCAATGCATCCATCTCTTTATATGCTCTACCCATAGTATCTACATTAATGGGATTTCTTTTGTTAAACGAACAACCTTCATTACTTTCTCTTGTGGGTTGCAGTGTTACTTTACTCGGTGCTTTTATTGCCAATCGTTTTCAAATGCGACTTACTTTTACTCAAGAAAGACAATTACCTAATTAG
- a CDS encoding FAD-dependent oxidoreductase — MELRIDNTPFKALFQPLDLGFTQLKNRLLMGSMHTGLEEDKESLNRLAQFYRERALGGVGLITTGGFAPDRAGRLAPFAAKLTNSKEQSRHELITHTVHEAGGKILLQALHAGRYGFHPFIVAPSGIKSPISPFKPWVMSQYRIKKTIKHFARCARLAQMAGYDGIEIMGSEGYLINQFIVTHTNQRQDEWGGSYTNRIRFPVEVVRSVREAVGEKFIIIFRLSMLDLIADGSNWEEVVILAKAIEEAGATLINTGIGWHEARIPTIATMVPAAAFTHITKHLKPEIKIPVITSNRINTPELANQLIESGVADMVSMARPFLADPLFAEKARIGESEAINVCIACNQACLDRVFVNKTASCLVNPRACNETELIYEVTAKPKSIAVVGSGPAGLAFATVAAERGHKITLFEKGNQIGGQFNLAKKIPGKEIFQQTLDYFNYQLQKYKVTILLDTEATAELLQDFDEVVLASGIKPRVPEIKGIDHPKVVSYIDVITGKKEVGQRVAIIGAGGIGFDVAEFLTHEHPVPKDQFYNEWGIDIQGIYRGGIKPPEVTPSPRDVYLLQRKKEKMGQRLGKTTGWIHRLSLKHKQVKMISGVHYERIDDEGLHVNINDKAQILPVDTVVICAGQIEFAELYTPLKEAGKLVHLVGGAYKALELDARHAIDQACRLAALI; from the coding sequence ATGGAATTGAGAATTGATAATACGCCCTTTAAAGCTTTATTTCAGCCCTTAGATTTAGGTTTCACTCAATTAAAAAATCGATTGTTGATGGGATCTATGCATACCGGCCTTGAAGAAGATAAAGAGAGTCTGAATCGTTTAGCACAATTTTATCGAGAAAGAGCGCTTGGAGGAGTTGGACTTATCACAACAGGGGGATTTGCTCCCGATCGTGCTGGGCGTTTAGCTCCGTTTGCTGCCAAACTAACGAACAGCAAAGAGCAGAGTCGACATGAATTAATCACTCATACAGTACATGAAGCAGGCGGTAAAATCCTCCTGCAAGCCTTGCATGCAGGCCGCTATGGCTTTCATCCATTTATTGTTGCTCCCAGCGGTATCAAATCACCTATTAGCCCTTTTAAACCCTGGGTAATGAGTCAATATCGCATAAAAAAAACCATCAAACATTTTGCTCGTTGTGCGCGTCTTGCTCAAATGGCCGGTTATGACGGTATTGAGATTATGGGCAGTGAAGGGTACTTAATTAATCAATTTATTGTGACACACACCAATCAGCGTCAGGATGAATGGGGTGGAAGTTATACAAATCGTATTCGCTTTCCTGTTGAAGTAGTTCGGAGTGTACGAGAAGCGGTAGGCGAAAAGTTTATTATTATTTTTCGTCTATCAATGCTTGATTTGATTGCTGATGGTAGTAATTGGGAAGAGGTGGTCATCCTTGCCAAAGCGATTGAAGAAGCAGGTGCTACCTTGATTAATACAGGTATAGGTTGGCATGAAGCACGCATTCCAACGATCGCTACTATGGTACCTGCAGCAGCATTTACCCATATAACCAAGCATTTGAAACCTGAAATAAAAATTCCGGTGATTACCTCCAATCGCATCAATACCCCTGAATTGGCTAATCAATTAATCGAGTCTGGTGTGGCCGATATGGTTTCAATGGCTAGGCCTTTTTTGGCGGATCCATTGTTTGCTGAAAAAGCCAGAATAGGTGAAAGCGAAGCAATAAATGTATGTATTGCCTGCAACCAGGCATGTCTTGATCGAGTTTTTGTAAACAAAACCGCCTCCTGTTTGGTGAATCCACGCGCATGCAATGAAACGGAATTGATTTATGAGGTCACTGCAAAACCAAAATCTATCGCGGTCGTGGGATCGGGGCCTGCCGGGCTTGCTTTTGCCACGGTGGCTGCAGAACGCGGGCATAAAATCACGTTATTTGAAAAAGGCAACCAAATTGGTGGACAATTTAATCTAGCTAAAAAAATTCCAGGTAAGGAAATTTTTCAACAAACTTTGGATTATTTTAATTATCAATTGCAAAAATATAAGGTGACTATCCTGCTCGATACTGAAGCAACAGCCGAGTTATTACAAGATTTTGATGAGGTTGTTTTAGCAAGCGGAATTAAACCACGTGTTCCTGAGATCAAAGGCATTGACCATCCTAAAGTTGTTAGTTACATCGATGTGATTACTGGAAAAAAAGAAGTAGGTCAACGAGTGGCTATTATTGGCGCGGGTGGAATTGGCTTTGATGTGGCCGAATTTTTAACTCATGAGCATCCAGTTCCAAAGGATCAATTTTATAATGAGTGGGGGATTGATATCCAAGGAATATATCGTGGTGGCATCAAGCCTCCGGAAGTAACTCCAAGTCCTCGTGATGTTTATTTGTTACAACGTAAAAAGGAAAAAATGGGCCAACGTCTTGGCAAAACAACAGGCTGGATTCATCGTTTAAGCCTGAAGCATAAGCAAGTCAAAATGATTTCTGGTGTACATTATGAAAGGATTGATGATGAAGGTTTGCATGTAAATATCAATGACAAAGCGCAGATTTTACCCGTAGATACAGTGGTTATATGCGCTGGACAAATCGAATTCGCTGAATTGTATACCCCTTTGAAAGAGGCAGGAAAACTCGTGCATCTAGTGGGAGGTGCCTATAAAGCATTGGAGCTAGATGCACGCCATGCCATAGATCAGGCCTGTCGTTTAGCAGCATTGATCTAA
- a CDS encoding DEAD/DEAH box helicase gives MSQEITSFASFNFSDALNKALEDMKFTTPSPIQVQTIPLLLEGRDAIALAQTGTGKTAAFALPILQNLSPKVQGTQALILAPTRELAIQVAEQFELLSANQRGITVAVLCGGQDYSRQLKQLKAGAQVVVGTPGRILDHIDRRTLQLENLRTFILDEADEMLRMGFIEDIETIMAKLPEEKQIGLFSATMPHRIRQIANTYLHNPVSIEIRTETATVKSIEQRFLFASGHQKPDALLRVLAVEEYQGVIVFVRTKSSTEEVAECLQQQGLRAMAIHGDITQALRERIIAQFRQGAIDILVATDVAARGLDVERVTHVINYDLPHDNETYVHRIGRTGRAGRSGVAVLFVTPKESRLITSIERHTRQRITKVAVPNDHMIQVARQERFMANITARLEHENLPSYKRIIEEYIKDHEVSAVDVAATLALLLHKDLPWQKEQALPKASRPAKEGRVERGGKFERSRPDERRGGSSDKKGFRDGREQRKKFNDDFVEQDLFRIDVGKVHGVKPGNIVGAIANEAGLQSKQITGLKIHEDHSTVRLPKGMPKEVMSDLTKAWVCGRQLKITLIGSA, from the coding sequence ATGTCTCAAGAAATCACAAGCTTCGCGTCCTTTAATTTTTCAGATGCTTTAAACAAAGCACTAGAGGACATGAAGTTTACTACACCATCTCCAATTCAAGTACAAACAATTCCCTTATTGCTGGAAGGTCGTGATGCGATTGCACTGGCACAAACCGGAACAGGGAAAACTGCAGCCTTCGCTTTGCCTATATTGCAGAATTTATCTCCTAAGGTGCAAGGTACTCAAGCATTGATTTTGGCTCCAACTCGCGAATTAGCAATACAAGTTGCTGAGCAGTTTGAGCTATTAAGTGCGAACCAACGTGGTATTACTGTTGCTGTTTTATGTGGCGGACAAGATTACAGTCGTCAATTAAAGCAATTGAAAGCAGGTGCTCAGGTTGTGGTTGGAACTCCAGGCCGTATTTTAGATCATATCGATAGGCGTACTTTGCAATTAGAGAATTTGCGTACGTTTATTCTGGACGAAGCCGACGAGATGTTGCGTATGGGCTTTATTGAAGATATTGAAACCATTATGGCAAAACTGCCCGAAGAAAAACAAATCGGTCTTTTTTCAGCAACAATGCCACATCGTATACGCCAAATTGCCAATACTTATTTGCACAATCCGGTTTCTATCGAAATACGAACAGAAACGGCAACGGTTAAAAGTATCGAGCAACGCTTTTTATTTGCTTCTGGACATCAAAAACCTGATGCATTATTGCGTGTGCTAGCTGTAGAAGAATATCAAGGGGTTATCGTATTTGTGCGCACTAAAAGCAGCACTGAAGAAGTTGCCGAGTGTTTACAACAACAAGGATTGCGCGCGATGGCCATTCATGGCGATATTACCCAGGCATTACGCGAACGCATTATTGCGCAATTCAGACAAGGTGCAATTGATATCCTGGTAGCAACAGATGTAGCTGCACGGGGTTTGGATGTAGAGCGTGTAACTCATGTAATTAACTATGATTTGCCTCATGATAATGAAACGTACGTGCATCGTATCGGTCGAACAGGGAGAGCTGGACGTTCTGGAGTCGCTGTTTTATTCGTAACACCAAAAGAATCGCGTTTAATTACCAGCATTGAGCGACATACCCGTCAGCGTATTACCAAAGTAGCCGTACCCAATGATCATATGATTCAAGTTGCGCGGCAGGAACGTTTCATGGCCAATATTACTGCACGTTTAGAACATGAAAACTTACCTTCATACAAACGCATCATTGAAGAGTACATTAAAGACCATGAGGTTTCTGCTGTAGATGTTGCTGCAACACTTGCCTTATTACTCCACAAAGATCTTCCTTGGCAAAAGGAACAAGCGTTACCTAAAGCGTCACGTCCTGCTAAAGAGGGACGGGTTGAGCGTGGTGGCAAATTTGAACGTTCTCGGCCAGATGAGCGAAGAGGGGGTTCTAGTGACAAGAAAGGGTTCCGAGACGGTCGTGAACAGCGTAAAAAATTTAATGACGACTTTGTAGAACAAGATTTATTCCGGATTGATGTAGGTAAAGTTCATGGAGTAAAGCCAGGGAATATCGTCGGTGCGATTGCCAACGAGGCGGGTTTACAAAGTAAACAAATCACAGGTCTGAAAATTCATGAAGATCATTCAACAGTACGCTTACCTAAAGGGATGCCTAAAGAGGTCATGAGTGATTTAACCAAAGCCTGGGTTTGTGGGCGCCAATTAAAAATAACCTTGATTGGTAGCGCTTAA
- the plaA gene encoding GDSL family lysophospholipase PlaA, with protein MKLLATIGAFLFSGIIWATPLHNIVVFGDSLSDNGNLYKFMKYQLPPSPPYFEGRFSNGPVWIEYVIASYFPENPAGHLLDYAYGGAGVSEEEGADDVLFTLRREVNNYLMEHNDKASEDSLFVIWIGSNNYLAFPSDTEQTLHDVHSGIVHSIHRLVEKGAKHILVVNLPDLGRTPAAIEFGSINEMTYYAQEHNNMLNKSIEEFKQKYPDVEWLYYDLHQAFEEVMMHPQDYGFTNITGTCVNSVVDEITKKSVLKMAAAVKNKIAPDACNGYLFFDLVHPTALAHQILGEKARIMLDQSGIELTD; from the coding sequence ATGAAACTGTTAGCAACTATAGGGGCTTTTTTATTTTCCGGGATTATTTGGGCTACACCTCTTCATAATATAGTTGTATTTGGTGATAGTTTATCTGATAACGGTAATTTGTATAAATTTATGAAGTATCAATTACCCCCATCCCCACCTTATTTCGAAGGTCGTTTTTCAAACGGACCTGTTTGGATCGAATATGTAATTGCTTCGTACTTCCCTGAAAACCCTGCGGGACATTTATTAGATTATGCTTATGGTGGTGCTGGTGTGTCTGAGGAAGAAGGGGCTGATGATGTTTTATTTACTTTAAGAAGAGAAGTAAATAATTATTTGATGGAGCATAATGATAAAGCGAGTGAAGACAGTCTTTTTGTAATATGGATAGGCTCAAATAACTATCTTGCTTTTCCATCTGATACCGAACAAACATTGCATGATGTGCATTCAGGAATTGTACACAGCATCCATCGATTAGTAGAAAAAGGGGCGAAACATATTTTAGTGGTTAATTTGCCAGATTTAGGACGCACTCCCGCTGCAATTGAATTCGGTTCAATTAACGAAATGACTTATTATGCTCAAGAGCATAATAATATGTTAAATAAGTCCATTGAGGAATTCAAACAAAAATACCCCGATGTAGAGTGGTTATACTATGATTTGCATCAGGCATTTGAAGAAGTCATGATGCATCCTCAAGATTATGGATTCACCAATATCACGGGCACTTGCGTTAATTCTGTAGTGGATGAGATAACCAAAAAATCGGTTTTAAAAATGGCGGCAGCCGTCAAAAATAAAATTGCGCCGGATGCATGTAACGGTTATTTGTTTTTTGATTTAGTACATCCAACTGCCTTAGCGCACCAAATTCTGGGAGAAAAAGCCAGAATAATGTTGGATCAATCGGGTATAGAATTAACAGATTAA
- a CDS encoding alpha/beta hydrolase, translating into MKNSTRIVLIFFLVCSAAFADKLTIKVEGKSIDLPYWPAKKEKYGAVLLVNGGAQPQSTLLLDNLANELAQNGWQVVLLNYKSSTAVAWIKQFPEVVTTLRNQKNMRIVVVHYGEQLKETFDYLEKPPVPEIEGLVLLSAYDIPPFKNKKPKLNMPVFDIVAQFDFDLTKEDMAARKKEFGPDKNNYLALEIPGAHHDYEYSKQLLFSFIHGWMVKLPKFHPKSPPVMYSYLGPITPFLKDSAFN; encoded by the coding sequence ATGAAAAATAGTACAAGGATAGTTTTAATATTTTTTTTGGTATGTTCAGCTGCTTTTGCAGACAAACTAACCATCAAGGTAGAGGGCAAGAGTATCGATTTGCCTTATTGGCCCGCCAAGAAAGAAAAATATGGCGCAGTGCTCTTAGTAAATGGAGGAGCACAGCCACAATCTACCCTTCTGTTAGATAATCTGGCAAATGAATTAGCACAAAATGGATGGCAGGTTGTATTACTCAATTATAAAAGCAGTACTGCTGTAGCCTGGATCAAACAATTTCCGGAAGTGGTCACGACTTTGCGGAATCAAAAAAACATGCGTATAGTGGTCGTCCACTATGGGGAACAATTAAAAGAAACATTTGATTATCTTGAAAAACCCCCCGTTCCTGAAATTGAAGGATTGGTCTTGTTATCCGCATACGATATTCCTCCATTTAAAAATAAAAAACCTAAATTAAATATGCCCGTCTTTGATATTGTTGCTCAGTTTGATTTTGATTTGACAAAAGAAGACATGGCAGCAAGGAAAAAAGAATTTGGCCCGGATAAAAACAATTATTTAGCTTTAGAGATACCCGGTGCCCATCATGATTACGAATACAGTAAACAACTTCTCTTTTCATTTATTCATGGATGGATGGTAAAGTTGCCCAAGTTTCACCCTAAATCCCCTCCCGTGATGTACTCCTATTTAGGGCCGATCACCCCTTTTTTAAAAGATTCGGCTTTTAACTGA
- the djlA gene encoding co-chaperone DjlA: MSLRDFFIVSTWWGKIIGAFFGYLIDGPTGAIFGLLVGNFFDRGLYNYFSNPNWLYYTEKRKAIQNVFFEATFSIMGHLAKADGRVSEHELDMARLFMDEMRLSSEQKTRAKQLFNDGKKPQFNLDEALAQLKKVCKDNRDLLRLFIDIQYRAAQADGLGTKKIQILDKIFSKLDFAPLHRQYRFYEDFGTSYSSEAPDDRKQQSQQSSSSSHSYSSYSRYNYQPSKTNMDYAYALLEVSPNATKQEVKKAYRRLLSRNHPDKLIAQGLPQEMIKIANEKTQKIVKAYELICTSKGW; the protein is encoded by the coding sequence ATGTCTCTTCGAGACTTTTTTATTGTATCAACGTGGTGGGGGAAGATTATTGGCGCATTTTTTGGCTATTTAATCGACGGTCCTACAGGGGCTATCTTTGGTCTTTTGGTGGGTAATTTCTTTGATCGGGGTTTATACAATTATTTTTCCAATCCTAATTGGCTGTATTACACCGAAAAACGTAAAGCAATTCAAAATGTTTTTTTCGAAGCCACCTTTTCCATTATGGGACATTTGGCCAAAGCGGATGGACGTGTTTCGGAACATGAACTAGACATGGCGCGTCTTTTTATGGACGAAATGCGTTTAAGTAGTGAACAAAAAACTCGGGCAAAACAATTATTTAATGATGGCAAAAAACCCCAATTTAACTTAGATGAAGCGCTTGCACAATTAAAGAAGGTCTGTAAGGATAATCGTGACTTGTTACGATTGTTTATTGATATTCAGTATCGCGCCGCCCAAGCAGATGGACTTGGGACAAAGAAAATCCAAATATTAGATAAAATTTTTTCGAAACTCGATTTTGCACCACTGCACAGACAATATCGTTTTTATGAAGATTTTGGTACCAGTTATTCCTCGGAAGCACCCGATGACAGGAAGCAACAATCCCAACAATCCTCCTCGTCGTCTCACTCGTATTCATCCTACAGTAGATACAATTACCAACCCAGTAAAACCAATATGGATTATGCCTATGCTCTTTTGGAGGTATCGCCAAATGCCACCAAACAAGAAGTAAAAAAGGCTTATAGGCGTTTGTTAAGTCGTAATCATCCGGACAAATTAATTGCCCAAGGTTTACCCCAAGAAATGATTAAGATAGCCAATGAAAAAACCCAGAAAATAGTGAAAGCTTATGAGTTAATTTGCACCAGTAAAGGCTGGTAA
- the waaA gene encoding lipid IV(A) 3-deoxy-D-manno-octulosonic acid transferase: MRFFYSFLMYLLSPFLIIRLWWKGRSLPSYRERISERFFLGKHDYKPFDVWIHAVSLGEVIAAIPLIDALLEKNWSVLVTTMTPTGSERVQARFGNKVTHQYIPYDLPWVLKRFFKQTQPRVGVIMETELWPNLIYEARAAQVPLLLANARISDDSLNGYKKIKFLIKPILNQFSAILAQGEEDARRYITLGARKEIVHVLGNMKFDLQTNKIDSERFSDLKSHWGAERVAVIAASTHENEEMQILSHLKRLQQAIPGVVLLIAPRHPERFQAVYHLCLQSGFKTGLRSDLKSLSPENEIVVLDSLGELLGLYQISNYAFVGGSLVPVGGHNVLEPIAMGVPVLSGNHIHNFKAICDELQAAEGIMLVDQANAVIDGIIKLHTQSELRQQIIQNATAIFEKNKGSVVRHLQQIEGLI, translated from the coding sequence ATGCGATTTTTTTACTCTTTTTTGATGTATTTGCTAAGTCCTTTTTTAATCATTCGTTTATGGTGGAAAGGAAGAAGCTTACCTTCATATAGGGAGCGTATATCCGAACGTTTTTTTCTTGGAAAGCATGATTATAAACCTTTTGATGTTTGGATTCATGCGGTATCTTTGGGTGAAGTAATTGCCGCCATCCCCTTGATTGATGCCCTATTGGAAAAAAACTGGTCCGTATTGGTCACTACGATGACTCCAACGGGTTCAGAGCGGGTGCAAGCACGCTTTGGTAATAAGGTCACTCATCAATACATACCCTATGATCTTCCTTGGGTGCTCAAACGCTTCTTTAAACAAACTCAGCCGCGTGTTGGTGTGATTATGGAGACAGAGTTATGGCCAAATTTAATTTATGAAGCTCGGGCAGCACAGGTGCCACTGTTACTAGCTAATGCACGGATATCTGATGATTCCTTGAATGGATATAAAAAGATTAAATTTTTAATTAAACCTATTTTGAATCAATTCTCTGCCATTTTGGCGCAAGGTGAAGAGGATGCCAGACGTTATATCACTCTAGGTGCAAGAAAAGAGATAGTACATGTCTTAGGGAATATGAAATTTGATCTGCAAACCAATAAGATAGACAGCGAACGTTTTAGCGATTTAAAAAGTCACTGGGGCGCAGAGCGAGTGGCTGTGATTGCTGCAAGTACTCACGAGAACGAAGAAATGCAGATTTTATCGCATTTAAAACGATTGCAACAAGCAATCCCTGGGGTCGTTTTATTAATCGCGCCTCGTCACCCTGAACGGTTCCAAGCGGTTTATCACTTATGCCTGCAATCAGGATTTAAAACGGGATTACGCTCGGATCTAAAATCCTTAAGTCCCGAAAACGAAATTGTTGTATTAGACAGCTTGGGTGAGCTTTTAGGTTTATATCAAATTAGTAATTATGCTTTTGTAGGCGGAAGCCTAGTTCCTGTAGGTGGGCATAATGTCTTAGAACCCATTGCGATGGGAGTACCGGTATTAAGTGGAAATCACATTCATAACTTTAAAGCCATTTGCGATGAATTACAGGCGGCTGAGGGAATCATGTTGGTGGATCAAGCAAATGCAGTGATTGATGGAATTATTAAACTGCATACACAGTCCGAGCTCCGTCAACAGATAATTCAAAATGCAACTGCCATTTTTGAGAAAAATAAAGGTTCAGTAGTACGGCATTTACAGCAAATCGAAGGGCTCATTTAG